TTCATTTACTTATCATTTAGCTTAGTTTAAATAGATaacaaaccacctaatttttatTCGACTTAGCTAAACAATCAGAATAACAACGATAGATATACACCCTGGGGTTCGACCCTTGTTTAGTGCGAAGATACTTGTTCACTTGAGAGGTTATTAAGACTCATATCAAAGTACAGTTTAGAGAGTTTCATTTAATGCGAAAGACCACCGTCTAAACTGTTCTGGTTAATTAATCGTCAATTTAATTAGGGATGACAATAGATTGGGTTACATCGGGTTTTGCTTGATCCAAACCCGGTGCACTTTATTGGTTCCTCAATCCATATCCAAAACAttaaaatccatacccgatcTATTGTACCTTTCTCCAAAtccattcccgctccaaatccatacccgatccaccaTATAATCAAAAACACGACCTGAAACTTGATTGACTATATATAATATTCTATATTATATGACAAAattaaaatttcatgtttaataaACCCTAAATTTTCAAAATATTTGATTGGATCGGGTTCAGGTATgaatggatcgggtttggataTGGTTCGGGTTTTCCAATAGTGGATATTCAATTAGTGAATGGGGTGTGCGTATTTACACGTTGGGTTTGAATCACATTTTTTTATTCGGTTCAGTTCGGTTTGGGCCACAATTGTAATCCATATCGTCGATACAATAATATTGGAGTATAAAAAAAAAGTCAAACTATTTAGCCATTTCAAATTAAACATATTTGTAAGTTCTTGCCATGAATAGATGATACAACAAAATCAATTATGGTTAGCCACCTCATCCAAAACATACTTGTAAGCTCTTGCTATGAACAAATATACAACAAAATCAATCATGGTTAGAGCCGCTAATAGGAAATAAAACCATTCGAGGTGACCCTTGTTTAAATCTTGCGGTATCCATCCAGGCGTACCGGCCGAAGTAGATATCTTCGTAATTATGGTTGTTATGAGAGTACTTAAGTAATTTCCGAGGGAAACTGAAGTAAGGGACAAAGCAGTTCCAAAGCATTTCAATTCTTCTGGTGCTTGTCCGTAGAAGAACTCCATTCGAGCAACACCCATAAAAACCTCTGAAGCCCCAACAAGCATATACTGCGGTATTTGCCAAAGTATGCTAAGGGAGCTGGCATTAGCGCACTCTTTTATGGCATATTTCCGTCGAAAGAACTCAACTAACCCGGCTGCCATCATGGCCAAAAAGGCAATGACAAGTCCTACTCCCATTCTTTCTAACTCGGACAAGGCACGATTTCTCTGCCGAGTTACTAGAGGACTCAATAAAAAACGGTTAAAAAAGATGAAGATGGCCACACTAATTATGTTAAATACAGACACAGTAGCCGGTGAGATGTGTATATGCCACATTTTCTTTTTCATTGCCGCACCTTGTTCCATGAACAAGGAAGACATCTGAGCAAATACGACCGAATAAAAGATAATGCATAGCCAAATAGGAATCAACCTCACTAGGCGTTTAACCTTTTTCAATTCTCTAACATTATTATCATTTGTTTGTTGCTCCATATCAAAACGTTGTCGCCTTGACATGGTAGTAACGACCGCTCTAAAAACCATTGAAGCACAATTTCCACTTGGCAAGATGGTTCTATATAGACGAGTTCCAGCAAAAAACAAAGCTAAACCCATCATAGCAGAACCAGTTGAAGTCCAGAATCCAACACCCCAACTTCCTCCGTCTTCAAAATTTCCCAAGACCATTTTCGATAAGAAAGATCCAAGATTAAGAGCCAAGACGAAAAAACTGAAGTAAGATAATTTTGATCTTTGTTGTTGGACATCTTGATCATCAAATTGATCTGCCCCAAATACTGCAATATTTGGTTGGTATCCTCCCATACCAAGAGCCACCACATACATGACAACGTAGAATAATGCCTTATGGAAGGCAGTGTGCGAGTTGCATAGAACATGTTCGTCACCACACCCCTTAGGCTTGAGCAAAATTAAAGTGGATAGTAATGAGAACAATGTCAAGCCCTATCACAGATTACAACATAGGTTAATTCTTATTGGAACAGTTAACTGTAGAATATGATTATCAAGTGAATCGGAAAAAGTGAGAACTAAACTTACAATAACAAAAATGGCTTGAAAAATGGCACAAGTTTTATATCTTCCCCAATAGGCATCGCTGACAAATGCGCCTAGAAGGGAGAACATGTACATTGTTCCCGTCCATATGCTGACGCTATTTGCAGCATCCACATTATTTTCGCCTAACACTCTTTTAAGGAAGAGTACTAGATTCACTCCAATTCCGAAATATGCCAGTATAGCCAAAGCTTGATTCACTGTAAATTATTTAGGGTTAATTCATATGAATAATCCATATTATTACCCATCCTTTGAGAATAATCCGAAATATAGTTTAACCTAAAATAAACCCAACTAAATTTTATGGTTATGGTAAAACGACAATTTAATGTCGATGTTAAGATGGTACGTACTGA
This sequence is a window from Silene latifolia isolate original U9 population chromosome 8, ASM4854445v1, whole genome shotgun sequence. Protein-coding genes within it:
- the LOC141596418 gene encoding protein NRT1/ PTR FAMILY 7.3-like — encoded protein: MRNTMVPAHPQRGGWKPSTLLLVNQALAILAYFGIGVNLVLFLKRVLGENNVDAANSVSIWTGTMYMFSLLGAFVSDAYWGRYKTCAIFQAIFVIGLTLFSLLSTLILLKPKGCGDEHVLCNSHTAFHKALFYVVMYVVALGMGGYQPNIAVFGADQFDDQDVQQQRSKLSYFSFFVLALNLGSFLSKMVLGNFEDGGSWGVGFWTSTGSAMMGLALFFAGTRLYRTILPSGNCASMVFRAVVTTMSRRQRFDMEQQTNDNNVRELKKVKRLVRLIPIWLCIIFYSVVFAQMSSLFMEQGAAMKKKMWHIHISPATVSVFNIISVAIFIFFNRFLLSPLVTRQRNRALSELERMGVGLVIAFLAMMAAGLVEFFRRKYAIKECANASSLSILWQIPQYMLVGASEVFMGVARMEFFYGQAPEELKCFGTALSLTSVSLGNYLSTLITTIITKISTSAGTPGWIPQDLNKGHLEWFYFLLAALTMIDFVVYLFIARAYKYVLDEVANHN